A section of the Bifidobacterium sp. ESL0728 genome encodes:
- the rimI gene encoding ribosomal protein S18-alanine N-acetyltransferase: MPGPRRPEYPMIVEFGELDQQWALEAACKLETELFGAQAWDLQTLRHEAADTSRIYLADVVDVNDVGDDAESSDVIDTTDSADATEGNVRLVQKSIKPTQPVMDDEIMRGYVGMWHADGEAEILTIGVAKRFQRKGIAKNLLDRLIQYARLYDVRRIKLEVRVDNEPAKRLYRSRGFTDIGLLRHYYQPGGVDATQMVLDLETHIMGFGSEKQNMEHNQ, from the coding sequence ATGCCGGGGCCACGAAGGCCTGAGTACCCGATGATCGTAGAATTCGGTGAGCTTGACCAGCAGTGGGCATTGGAGGCTGCTTGCAAGCTTGAGACAGAGCTTTTCGGTGCGCAGGCTTGGGATTTGCAGACACTGCGTCACGAGGCGGCCGACACTTCCAGAATCTATCTGGCGGATGTTGTCGATGTTAATGATGTCGGCGACGATGCTGAGAGCAGTGATGTCATCGATACTACAGATTCAGCCGATGCTACTGAAGGTAATGTGCGGCTTGTCCAAAAGTCAATAAAACCGACTCAACCGGTTATGGACGATGAAATTATGCGCGGATACGTGGGCATGTGGCATGCTGATGGTGAAGCCGAAATCCTCACCATCGGTGTCGCCAAACGCTTCCAGAGAAAAGGCATTGCCAAGAACCTTCTCGACAGGCTGATTCAATACGCACGTCTTTACGATGTCCGTCGTATCAAGCTGGAAGTCCGCGTCGACAATGAGCCGGCAAAACGTCTCTATCGAAGCCGTGGATTCACGGATATCGGTCTCTTACGACATTACTATCAGCCCGGAGGCGTTGACGCCACGCAAATGGTGTTGGACCTTGAAACGCATATCATGGGATTTGGCAGCGAGAAACAGAACATGGAGCACAATCAATGA
- the tsaE gene encoding tRNA (adenosine(37)-N6)-threonylcarbamoyltransferase complex ATPase subunit type 1 TsaE codes for MKDESSYSVNVPTGEDMQNLGRKVAVRVHGGDVLLLSGPLGAGKTTFAQGFGAGLHITEPIVSPTFTIARELDGRFSDGTPAHLVHVDAYRLGGNDFAPGQDTVDRLLDELESLGLDEELEDPGEHTVILMEWGEQMASAFAPVRLEVHIDRPIDEATISAEINNPDAELTGDGMRTVTFVPVGERWKDFGRRLDSGR; via the coding sequence ATGAAAGATGAATCATCATATTCGGTTAATGTGCCAACTGGTGAGGATATGCAAAACCTCGGCAGGAAAGTGGCCGTTCGCGTACATGGCGGTGATGTGTTGTTGCTCTCCGGGCCGTTGGGAGCGGGTAAGACCACGTTCGCGCAGGGTTTTGGAGCCGGGCTTCATATAACCGAACCTATTGTTTCCCCAACATTCACCATCGCCCGCGAACTTGACGGCAGATTCTCCGACGGCACCCCGGCGCATCTGGTGCATGTCGATGCATACCGGCTTGGCGGCAACGATTTCGCTCCCGGTCAGGACACGGTCGACAGGCTCCTTGACGAGCTGGAATCGCTGGGACTTGATGAGGAACTTGAAGATCCCGGCGAGCACACCGTGATTCTGATGGAATGGGGCGAGCAGATGGCCTCCGCGTTCGCACCGGTTCGTCTTGAGGTGCACATTGACCGCCCGATCGACGAGGCCACGATTTCCGCAGAAATCAACAACCCCGATGCCGAACTGACGGGTGACGGCATGCGTACGGTAACGTTCGTCCCCGTTGGCGAGCGTTGGAAGGATTTTGGCCGGCGGTTGGACTCTGGAAGATAA
- the tsaB gene encoding tRNA (adenosine(37)-N6)-threonylcarbamoyltransferase complex dimerization subunit type 1 TsaB, producing MTNTLVIDTSFGSTVGVLGHEPIVETDSRTHVEKLQVNIGKAVGQAGLTPQDLDRIVVGVGPAPFTGLRAGVVAAKAIAYATGAQLLGQDILEPQAWMMKLNRQGDSRPEACNFLNAIEKASDEQNTRHLTLAVNDARRRQLYFALYCDENTCTGEYAGNQGSATAKPQSFVSTLVNMDIDYPQHIVERINQAVQELAKTAASQGQYRIDIVGHGVSKYSEVWQNFGDMLGCVIDNSVLDTGATGLQIFADCAKASNGIDLSNPSDSGNELGNDSEGAVKPVEPLYLRRPDVSVPNPLKHVLNHAGATKA from the coding sequence ATGACGAACACGTTGGTCATCGATACCTCATTCGGTTCGACGGTCGGTGTCTTGGGCCATGAGCCCATCGTGGAGACCGATTCACGTACCCACGTCGAAAAGCTGCAGGTCAATATCGGCAAGGCTGTAGGTCAGGCCGGGCTTACTCCGCAGGATCTCGATCGCATCGTTGTCGGTGTTGGTCCAGCGCCGTTTACGGGCCTTCGTGCCGGCGTCGTGGCAGCCAAAGCCATCGCCTACGCAACCGGCGCACAGCTGCTCGGTCAGGACATCCTTGAGCCGCAGGCATGGATGATGAAGCTGAATCGTCAAGGTGATTCGCGACCTGAAGCTTGTAATTTTCTTAATGCGATAGAAAAAGCTTCAGACGAACAAAACACCCGTCACCTCACCTTGGCCGTCAATGACGCCCGTCGACGCCAGCTTTATTTCGCGCTTTACTGCGATGAAAATACCTGCACGGGAGAATACGCTGGAAATCAAGGATCTGCGACCGCAAAACCTCAGTCTTTCGTTTCCACGTTAGTCAACATGGATATCGATTATCCTCAGCATATCGTCGAACGAATCAACCAGGCTGTTCAGGAACTTGCTAAAACAGCCGCTTCTCAGGGTCAATACCGTATCGATATCGTCGGTCACGGCGTTTCGAAATATTCCGAAGTTTGGCAGAATTTCGGCGATATGCTGGGTTGCGTTATCGACAATTCTGTATTGGACACCGGGGCAACAGGTCTGCAGATTTTTGCGGACTGCGCCAAGGCCAGTAACGGTATCGATCTTAGTAATCCAAGTGATAGCGGCAACGAGCTTGGCAACGACAGCGAAGGCGCGGTAAAGCCGGTCGAACCGTTATATCTGCGCCGTCCCGACGTTTCCGTACCCAACCCGCTAAAGCATGTTTTGAATCATGCCGGGGCCACGAAGGCCTGA
- the holA gene encoding DNA polymerase III subunit delta: MAGKRSKPQTRFVLVIGGDEFLNEQQVRDCRDEAARNDPEAEIIELDASETSQYDFDEAVSPSLLSPSSIVIIRHIQNADDALVDTMVSYCALTAKNSPDASATVIAQHDGGQKGKRIIDRLVKAGAEKKAIPDLKRADAKLNFVIQCFERRNRRVDPAAAQQLVAVLGEKTGELAAMCEQLCFDFDDDPIGLDLVNQYLTGNAEVTGFAVADAALAGNDAKAIIDMRAAVAQGTDPIALVGALAMKLRTLAKASAVRSGSISQAEAKTNPWVLRNATRQLSGWTSDGLSRCIQMLAWADEQNKTNGGDPMYALERSIELISRKGRMSV; encoded by the coding sequence ATGGCTGGAAAACGAAGCAAACCGCAGACCCGATTCGTGCTGGTCATCGGCGGCGACGAATTCCTCAACGAGCAACAGGTCCGCGATTGCCGGGATGAAGCTGCGAGGAACGATCCGGAAGCGGAGATCATCGAACTCGATGCGAGTGAAACAAGCCAATACGACTTCGATGAAGCCGTGAGCCCGTCCCTGCTGAGCCCCAGCTCAATTGTCATCATTCGGCATATCCAGAACGCCGACGACGCACTGGTCGATACCATGGTCAGTTACTGCGCTTTGACAGCAAAGAACTCTCCCGACGCGTCCGCAACGGTCATCGCCCAGCACGATGGCGGTCAGAAAGGCAAGAGGATCATCGACCGGCTTGTCAAAGCGGGAGCCGAGAAAAAGGCCATTCCCGATCTCAAGCGTGCCGATGCCAAGCTGAACTTCGTCATCCAGTGCTTCGAACGACGCAACCGGCGGGTCGACCCTGCTGCCGCGCAGCAGTTGGTGGCTGTCTTGGGGGAGAAGACCGGGGAACTCGCAGCCATGTGCGAGCAGCTCTGCTTCGATTTCGACGACGATCCAATCGGCCTCGATCTCGTCAACCAATACCTGACAGGCAACGCCGAGGTCACCGGATTTGCGGTGGCCGATGCGGCGCTCGCAGGAAACGACGCGAAAGCCATCATCGATATGCGAGCCGCCGTTGCCCAGGGCACAGATCCAATAGCACTGGTAGGCGCACTCGCTATGAAACTTCGAACACTGGCCAAAGCTTCAGCAGTGCGCTCCGGCAGTATTTCCCAGGCCGAGGCGAAGACCAATCCTTGGGTGCTGCGAAACGCCACAAGACAACTGAGCGGATGGACATCCGACGGTCTTTCCAGATGTATCCAGATGCTGGCCTGGGCCGACGAGCAGAACAAGACCAATGGGGGAGACCCGATGTATGCGCTGGAACGCTCCATCGAATTGATCAGTCGTAAAGGACGAATGTCAGTATGA
- the tsaD gene encoding tRNA (adenosine(37)-N6)-threonylcarbamoyltransferase complex transferase subunit TsaD gives MSELTVLGIESTCDETAAAIVRGRTLVSNVVASSMEEHARYGGVIPEIASRAHAEAFVPVVSKALTDANMELSDVDAIAVSAGPGLAGCLAVGVSGAKALAWAANKPIYGINHVIGHIAVTQLQFGPFPKDTLALIVSGGHTSLLHVEDVARHVDVVGTTLDDAAGECFDKVARLLGFPYPGGPHIDRHGQLGDPHAIKVPQGLTRGKAGKDHPYDFSFSGVKTAVARWVEAQQAAGKEIPVDDVCASLADSVATVLSNKAMHGCEEYDSKTLIVGGGFSANSQLRAKLLEVGKEHGVEVRIPQIKLCTDNGAMVAMLGVNLVEAGVKPSSPDFPIDSAMPMNVISV, from the coding sequence ATGAGCGAACTTACAGTACTTGGCATCGAATCCACCTGCGATGAGACCGCGGCGGCCATTGTGCGTGGACGTACGCTGGTTTCCAACGTCGTGGCTTCCTCGATGGAGGAACATGCGCGTTACGGTGGGGTCATTCCGGAGATTGCTTCGCGCGCCCACGCGGAGGCCTTCGTGCCCGTCGTCAGCAAGGCGTTGACGGATGCGAATATGGAACTCTCCGATGTGGACGCCATCGCGGTTTCGGCAGGCCCGGGTCTCGCCGGATGTTTGGCGGTCGGCGTTTCCGGAGCCAAAGCGCTGGCATGGGCTGCTAACAAGCCGATTTATGGCATCAACCACGTCATCGGCCATATCGCCGTCACTCAGTTGCAGTTCGGTCCATTCCCGAAAGATACATTGGCATTGATCGTTTCCGGCGGTCACACGTCATTGCTGCACGTCGAGGACGTGGCACGTCACGTCGATGTGGTCGGCACGACGCTTGATGACGCCGCAGGGGAGTGCTTTGACAAGGTCGCCCGTCTGCTAGGGTTCCCCTACCCTGGTGGCCCTCATATCGACAGACACGGTCAACTGGGTGATCCGCACGCCATCAAGGTGCCGCAGGGCCTCACCAGGGGCAAGGCGGGCAAGGATCATCCTTACGATTTCAGCTTCTCCGGTGTCAAGACTGCCGTGGCTCGCTGGGTTGAAGCCCAGCAGGCGGCGGGCAAGGAGATTCCGGTTGATGATGTCTGTGCCTCGTTGGCGGATTCCGTGGCCACGGTACTTTCCAACAAAGCCATGCACGGTTGCGAGGAATACGATTCCAAGACGTTGATCGTCGGCGGCGGTTTCTCTGCGAATTCTCAACTGCGCGCCAAACTGCTCGAGGTCGGCAAGGAGCATGGCGTCGAGGTTCGCATCCCGCAAATCAAGCTCTGCACCGACAACGGCGCGATGGTCGCCATGCTCGGCGTCAATTTGGTCGAGGCCGGCGTCAAGCCTTCCTCACCTGATTTCCCCATCGACTCTGCAATGCCCATGAACGTCATCAGCGTGTGA